A region of the Bacillota bacterium genome:
GACTTTATGAGGCATATCAGCGGGAACCGCAATCCGTACCTCTGGAGTTTCGCGAGCTTTTCCAGCGATTTGGCGCGCCTCCGGTGGTGGACGTGCCCCCCAGTGTGCCGACAGGCGTGGACTGCCGTGTGATTGCTGCTGCCGTGACGCTGGCGCGAGCCATCCGGGCGCACGGACACCGCGCGGCGCAGATTGACCCGCTGGGCACGCCTCCCCCCGGTGACGCCACTCTACAGCCAGAGACACATGGTATCACCGAACAGCAGCTGCGCACGCTGCCCGGGCATATTATCGGCGGTGTACTCAGTCATGATGCCCCGGACGCATGGACGGTCATCCAGCGATTGCGTGCGGTGTATCAGGGCACCATCGGCTACGAGTTCGAGCATCTGGAGCGGGCGGAAGAGCGGGCATGGTGGGAAGAGGCGGTGGAATCGCGTCGCTTCGCGCCACCCAACGACCCGATAGACGAGAAGGGACTGCTGTATCGCCTCACCGAAGTAGGAGCACTGGAGCGATTCTTGCACCGCGCCTTTCCCGGCCACATCCGCTTCTCGCTGGAAGGGCTGGGCATGATGATACCGATGCTCGACGAGCTCATCACCGATGCCGCGCGCGCCGGTACCCGCTACATCCTGCTGGGCATGGCGCACCGGGGACGGCTCAACGTGCTGGCACACATTCTGGGCAAGCCCTACGAGCAGATTATCGCCGAGTTTCTGGGGGTGCAGAATCCGCCGGGCGTTGCCTACGCGGGCAGTAGCGACGAGGGATGGACCGGAGACGTGGTCTACCATCTGGGCGGCTATCGCGCCTTCCAGCAGGGCGAGCAGGTGCGCATGGACATCTACCTTGCGCCCAACCCCAGTCATCTCGAGTGGGTGAACCCGGTGGTGGAAGGCATGGCGCGCGCCTGTGGGGAACGACGCGACCGGGCAGGCGCACCGGAACAGGATGAGCGCATCTCGCTGGCGGTGCTGATACACGGCGATGCCGCCTTCCCTGCGCAGGGCATTGTTGCCGAAACGCTCAACCTCTATCGGCTTCCCGGCTATCGAACAGGTGGAACCATTCACCTCATTGCCAACAACCAGATTGGCTTTACCACTTTGCCCCAGCATGGACGGTCTACCCAGTATGCCAGCGACCTTGCCAAAGGGTTCGACCTGCCGGTTATCCACGTGAACGCGGACGACCCCGAAGCCTGCCTGACGGCTGTGCGCCTGGCGCACGCCTACCGCGAGCGATTCCTGAAAGATGTGATTATCGACCTGGTGGGCTATCGCCGCTGGGGGCATAACGAGAACGACGAACCCACCTTCACCCAGCCGCAGATGTATGCGCGCATCGGCCAGCACCCAACTGTGCGCGAGCTGTGGGTGCGTCGGCTGGTGGCAAAAGGGGTCATCACCCAGCAAGAGGCAGACCGAATGTTGCAGGAGGCTATCGAGCGCCTGCATGCTTTAAGGCGCAAGGTGGCGGAGAATGTCGAAATCCATATCCGCAAACCGCTGGCGGGACTGGAAGCGGGCGGTGAATTCGGCGGACTGGGCAGTCTGGAAGTGGAAGAGCGCATCGATACGGGTGTAGACCCTGCGCTGTTGCAGCGGCTGAACACGGAGGTGACGCAGGTTCCGGAAGGTTTCCACCTGCACCCGAAGCTGCAGAAACCGTTCGCTGTGCGGCGCCAGGCATTGACGGCAGAGGGAAAGGTAGACTGGGCACACGCCGAGATTCTCGCCCTGGCGTCCATTCTGGCGGAGGGTACGCCCATTCGGCTGACAGGGCAAGATGTTAGTCGCGGGACGTTCAACCAGCGGCATCTGGTTCTGCACGATGTGGAAACGGGCGAACAGTATAACCTGCTGCAGCACCTGCCCTCCGCGCGGGCGTCCTTTGAGGTGTGGGACAGTCCGCTGTCGGAGGCGGCGGTGCTGGGGTTCGAATACGGATACAGTGTACAGGCAGAGAAGACGCTGGTGCTGTGGGAGGCACAGTACGGCGATTTTGCCAACTCGGCACAGGTGATTATCGACCAGTTCATCGTATCGGGTCGCTCCAAGTGGGGACAGCGCAGCGGGCTTGTGTTGCTGTTGCCGCACGGCTACGAGGGGAGGGGTCCCGAGCACTCTAGTGCTCGTCTGGAGCGGTTCCTGCAGCTCGCGGCGGAGAACAACATCATCGTGGCAAACTGCTCGACGCCTGCCCAGTACTTTCACATCCTGCGCCGACAGGCGAAATTGCTCACACTCGATCCGCGCCCACTGGTCTTGCTGACTCCCAAGAGTCTGCTGCGCCATCCGATGGCGGTGTCTACTCCGCAGGAGCTGGCACTGGGGCGGTTCCGTCATCTGCTTCATGAACGACGACCCTCCAGCGAAGCCCGGCAGGTGCATCGGCTCATCCTGTGCAGTGGAAAGGTGTACTATGACCTTCTGGCGACGGGCAAGCTCAGCC
Encoded here:
- a CDS encoding 2-oxoglutarate dehydrogenase E1 component, with the protein product MTHKADKQPWQGLSPLNLAYLAGLYEAYQREPQSVPLEFRELFQRFGAPPVVDVPPSVPTGVDCRVIAAAVTLARAIRAHGHRAAQIDPLGTPPPGDATLQPETHGITEQQLRTLPGHIIGGVLSHDAPDAWTVIQRLRAVYQGTIGYEFEHLERAEERAWWEEAVESRRFAPPNDPIDEKGLLYRLTEVGALERFLHRAFPGHIRFSLEGLGMMIPMLDELITDAARAGTRYILLGMAHRGRLNVLAHILGKPYEQIIAEFLGVQNPPGVAYAGSSDEGWTGDVVYHLGGYRAFQQGEQVRMDIYLAPNPSHLEWVNPVVEGMARACGERRDRAGAPEQDERISLAVLIHGDAAFPAQGIVAETLNLYRLPGYRTGGTIHLIANNQIGFTTLPQHGRSTQYASDLAKGFDLPVIHVNADDPEACLTAVRLAHAYRERFLKDVIIDLVGYRRWGHNENDEPTFTQPQMYARIGQHPTVRELWVRRLVAKGVITQQEADRMLQEAIERLHALRRKVAENVEIHIRKPLAGLEAGGEFGGLGSLEVEERIDTGVDPALLQRLNTEVTQVPEGFHLHPKLQKPFAVRRQALTAEGKVDWAHAEILALASILAEGTPIRLTGQDVSRGTFNQRHLVLHDVETGEQYNLLQHLPSARASFEVWDSPLSEAAVLGFEYGYSVQAEKTLVLWEAQYGDFANSAQVIIDQFIVSGRSKWGQRSGLVLLLPHGYEGRGPEHSSARLERFLQLAAENNIIVANCSTPAQYFHILRRQAKLLTLDPRPLVLLTPKSLLRHPMAVSTPQELALGRFRHLLHERRPSSEARQVHRLILCSGKVYYDLLATGKLSPDSSQYEPRIAVARLEQFYPFPAQEIAELLQHYPNLQEVVWLQEEPRNMGGWLFVAPRLRDILGIQLPLHYIGRARMASPAEGMHEWHQQYQAQIVAAAFDLVGESQDMQVPIRA